A window of Amycolatopsis australiensis contains these coding sequences:
- a CDS encoding LacI family DNA-binding transcriptional regulator, whose protein sequence is MNAAAAGRPVTIREVAERAGVSISTVSHTFSGRRPISAATRARVREAAAELGYDPNPSARSLRTGRSGLVGLILRPRYAVSGTPDRAETFNRLVGAVATEALRHGTGLIHVPDLHDPAVASVPMDGCIVAHPYGGDTALAELLGRGLPVVTVEEDPDRPDLPWAVRLDYPPVVEALLDHLHAQGAREILLLSGTEDNAWNRRPRETYAAWCARRGLRPRTGLLSEGLSMPDAAELVQPLLAGPDRPDAIVVATSDFAALIAEVAAARGLRIPEELMLAALTDSEHARAGHPPITAMDLTHEALAERAVELMLARLSGAETPDGPVFLTPDLRLRASTRRKS, encoded by the coding sequence GTGAACGCGGCGGCGGCCGGGCGGCCGGTGACGATCCGGGAGGTCGCCGAGCGCGCCGGGGTCTCGATCAGCACGGTCTCGCACACGTTTTCCGGGCGGCGGCCCATTTCCGCCGCCACCCGCGCCCGGGTCCGGGAGGCCGCGGCGGAGCTGGGTTACGACCCGAACCCGAGCGCGCGCTCGTTGCGGACCGGCCGGTCCGGCCTGGTGGGGCTGATCCTGCGGCCGCGCTACGCGGTCTCCGGCACGCCCGACCGCGCGGAGACCTTCAACCGGCTGGTCGGCGCGGTCGCGACGGAGGCGCTGCGGCACGGGACCGGGCTGATCCACGTGCCGGACCTGCACGACCCGGCGGTGGCGAGCGTGCCGATGGACGGCTGCATCGTCGCGCACCCGTACGGCGGCGACACGGCCCTGGCCGAGCTGCTGGGCCGTGGCCTGCCGGTGGTGACGGTGGAGGAGGACCCGGACCGGCCGGACCTGCCGTGGGCGGTCCGGCTGGACTACCCACCGGTGGTCGAGGCGCTGCTGGACCACCTGCACGCCCAGGGCGCACGCGAAATCCTGCTGCTGTCCGGCACGGAGGACAACGCGTGGAACCGGCGTCCGCGCGAGACGTACGCGGCGTGGTGCGCGCGCCGCGGTCTGCGGCCGCGGACGGGTTTGCTGAGCGAGGGCCTGAGCATGCCCGACGCGGCAGAGCTGGTGCAGCCGTTGCTGGCGGGACCGGACCGCCCGGACGCGATAGTGGTGGCGACGAGCGACTTCGCGGCACTGATAGCCGAGGTGGCGGCGGCGCGGGGCCTGCGCATCCCGGAGGAGCTGATGCTGGCCGCGCTGACCGACAGCGAGCACGCCCGCGCCGGCCATCCTCCGATCACGGCGATGGACCTGACCCACGAGGCGCTGGCGGAGCGCGCGGTGGAGCTGATGCTGGCCCGCCTGTCGGGCGCGGAAACGCCGGACGGCCCGGTGTTCCTGACCCCGGACTTGCGCCTGCGGGCTTCGACCCGGCGCAAGAGCTGA
- a CDS encoding MFS transporter codes for MAAPHEPAPPTATTAPTVGDVCTGMRLTRRHWLAGSVLFFAFVVEAWEQVGLVYVSTGIAGDFGVDNTKLGWALSAVAFGMVPGALLWGGLIDRLGRRRVTVASLLLYAVLALAAGLSPAFWPFVVLRFLSGVAFGGVYAVTFPYFLELLPTARRGQGAVALSIGFPVGTLLCIGVSQSLGTISWRAVAVVAALAGLWAFAVLRWVPESPYWLARRGRHAEAAAVLRGFGADIPAGTTFSTGDADREAGAVRNLFRSPVRRRFLPMLLTSFTFSWGYWGLQTWLPVLLQNRGLSVSGALWFVALTQVVSVPGYLLAAWLTHRHGRKPIFLLFALASALGGVLFGLATGSAQLYAGNLILAFFSLGAWGIWNTWSAEVLPTGLRGVGYSWSTSAILLANTVSVPVIGAMMDHGVASSLTIASIMAFLVVALLAVLPLPETEGRALT; via the coding sequence ATGGCCGCCCCGCACGAACCCGCCCCGCCCACCGCGACCACCGCACCGACCGTCGGCGACGTCTGCACCGGCATGCGGCTGACCCGGCGGCACTGGCTCGCCGGCTCGGTGCTGTTCTTCGCCTTCGTCGTCGAGGCCTGGGAACAGGTCGGGCTGGTCTACGTCTCGACCGGCATCGCCGGCGATTTCGGCGTCGACAACACGAAACTGGGCTGGGCCCTGTCCGCGGTCGCGTTCGGCATGGTGCCCGGCGCGCTGCTGTGGGGCGGCCTGATCGACCGGCTCGGCCGCCGCCGCGTCACGGTCGCCAGCCTGCTGCTCTACGCGGTGCTCGCGCTGGCCGCCGGGCTTTCGCCCGCGTTCTGGCCGTTCGTCGTGCTGCGGTTCCTGTCCGGGGTCGCCTTCGGCGGTGTCTACGCGGTGACGTTCCCGTACTTCCTCGAACTGCTGCCCACCGCCCGCCGTGGCCAGGGCGCCGTCGCGCTCAGCATCGGCTTCCCCGTCGGCACCCTGCTGTGCATCGGGGTGAGCCAGTCGCTCGGCACGATCAGCTGGCGCGCCGTCGCCGTCGTCGCCGCGCTGGCCGGGCTGTGGGCTTTCGCCGTGCTGCGCTGGGTGCCCGAGTCGCCGTACTGGCTCGCCCGGCGCGGCCGGCACGCCGAAGCCGCCGCCGTCCTGCGCGGGTTCGGCGCGGACATCCCGGCCGGCACGACGTTCTCCACCGGAGACGCCGACCGCGAGGCGGGCGCGGTGCGCAACCTCTTCCGGTCGCCCGTGCGGCGGCGGTTCCTGCCGATGCTGCTGACCTCGTTCACGTTCAGCTGGGGCTACTGGGGCCTGCAGACCTGGCTGCCGGTGCTGCTGCAGAACCGCGGGCTGAGCGTGTCCGGCGCGCTGTGGTTCGTCGCGCTGACGCAGGTCGTGTCCGTGCCCGGGTACCTGCTCGCCGCGTGGCTGACCCACCGCCACGGGCGCAAGCCGATCTTCCTGCTGTTCGCGCTCGCCTCGGCGCTCGGCGGCGTGCTGTTCGGCCTCGCCACCGGGTCCGCGCAGCTGTACGCCGGCAACCTGATCCTCGCGTTCTTCTCCCTCGGCGCCTGGGGCATCTGGAACACGTGGTCGGCCGAAGTGCTGCCGACCGGGCTGCGCGGCGTCGGCTACTCCTGGTCCACCTCGGCGATCCTGCTGGCCAACACGGTTTCGGTGCCGGTGATCGGCGCCATGATGGACCACGGCGTCGCGTCCTCGCTCACCATCGCCTCGATCATGGCCTTCCTCGTCGTCGCGCTCCTCGCCGTCCTGCCGCTGCCCGAGACCGAGGGCCGCGCGCTCACCTGA
- a CDS encoding hydantoinase/oxoprolinase family protein, which yields MTYRVAMDIGGTFTDVVVHDGATHRLHAGKVLTTPDDLARGVFGALERFDLPFAGIEFFVHGTTQGLNALLERRGANVLILTTQGIGDVYRIARGNRNRLFDLHYRKPVPLVGPEAVAEVAGRLDATGTELEPLDEDAVRLVAKRVREEGFEAVAVCFLFSYLDSGHERRAGEILRDELGDDVLVVLSHEVAPEWREYERTSTAVLEAYTGPSVHRYLDRIEARFAEKGLPVPVHVMQSSGGLVNAGFARRHPLQTLLSGPVGGTMGGVAAAKLLGRPDLICVDMGGTSFDVSLVMDYAADVSPDGEAEGFPLLMPLVNLHTIGAGGGSLAYAEGGALRVGPESAGAVPGPACYGRGGTQATVTDANCVLGRVDPASFAGGGMDLDLDAAHAAVARLAGQLGMAPVELASGICDVGNAKMAQAIRTLTVEHGREPGQFALLAFGGAGPMHAAFIAREIGITEVIVPRFPGAFSAWGMLEADVRRDFTLQFFATGAELDTRALRTALDSLRDQALEALREQGIPEDRRSVTHGVDMRYESQDYTLTVPILDSDAVDGPGFRSAIEARFAEIHHQRYGHATPGAPVQFVAIRTTGHGVVDRAAAEAETVAGQPDPVVRDVVFDGKALPTTIVARAALTPGSRLPGPAIVHEETATTVVPPDAELAVEDHGFLVITLAAADHLQEDPA from the coding sequence ATGACCTACCGGGTCGCCATGGACATCGGCGGCACCTTCACCGACGTGGTCGTCCACGACGGCGCGACGCACCGGCTGCACGCGGGCAAGGTGCTCACCACCCCCGACGACCTCGCGCGCGGCGTCTTCGGCGCGCTGGAGCGGTTCGACCTGCCGTTCGCCGGGATCGAGTTCTTCGTGCACGGCACCACGCAGGGGCTGAACGCGCTGCTGGAACGGCGCGGCGCGAACGTGCTGATCCTGACCACGCAAGGGATCGGTGACGTCTACCGGATCGCGCGCGGCAACCGGAACCGGCTGTTCGACCTGCACTACCGCAAGCCGGTGCCGCTCGTCGGGCCCGAGGCGGTCGCGGAGGTGGCCGGCCGGCTCGACGCCACCGGCACCGAACTCGAACCCCTCGACGAGGACGCGGTCCGGCTGGTCGCGAAACGCGTGCGCGAGGAGGGTTTCGAAGCCGTCGCCGTGTGCTTCCTGTTCTCCTACCTCGATTCCGGGCACGAGCGCCGGGCCGGCGAGATCCTGCGCGACGAGCTCGGCGACGACGTGCTGGTCGTGCTCTCCCACGAGGTCGCGCCGGAATGGCGGGAGTACGAACGCACGTCGACGGCGGTGCTGGAGGCCTACACCGGCCCGTCGGTGCACCGCTACCTGGACCGCATCGAGGCGCGGTTCGCCGAAAAGGGCCTGCCCGTGCCGGTGCACGTCATGCAGTCCTCCGGCGGCCTGGTCAACGCCGGGTTCGCGCGCCGGCACCCGCTGCAGACGCTGTTGTCCGGCCCGGTCGGCGGCACGATGGGCGGGGTCGCGGCGGCGAAGCTGCTCGGCCGTCCCGACCTGATCTGCGTGGACATGGGCGGGACCTCGTTCGACGTCTCGCTGGTGATGGACTACGCGGCCGACGTCTCGCCGGACGGCGAGGCGGAGGGCTTCCCGCTGCTGATGCCGCTGGTCAACCTGCACACGATCGGCGCTGGCGGCGGCTCGCTGGCCTACGCCGAGGGCGGCGCGCTGCGCGTCGGCCCCGAGTCGGCGGGCGCCGTGCCGGGCCCCGCGTGCTACGGCCGCGGCGGCACCCAGGCCACGGTCACCGACGCGAACTGCGTCCTCGGCCGGGTCGATCCGGCGTCCTTCGCCGGCGGTGGCATGGACCTCGACCTCGACGCCGCGCACGCCGCCGTGGCGAGGCTCGCCGGGCAGCTCGGCATGGCGCCGGTCGAACTGGCGTCCGGCATCTGCGACGTCGGCAACGCGAAGATGGCGCAGGCGATCCGCACGCTGACCGTCGAGCACGGCCGGGAGCCGGGCCAGTTCGCGCTGCTCGCCTTCGGCGGCGCGGGCCCGATGCACGCGGCGTTCATCGCCAGGGAAATCGGCATCACCGAGGTGATCGTGCCGCGGTTCCCCGGCGCGTTCTCCGCGTGGGGCATGCTCGAAGCCGACGTCCGCCGGGACTTCACCCTGCAGTTCTTCGCCACCGGCGCCGAGCTCGACACCCGCGCCCTGCGCACCGCCCTCGACTCGCTGCGCGACCAGGCGCTGGAAGCGTTGCGGGAACAGGGAATCCCGGAAGACCGCCGATCGGTGACGCACGGTGTCGACATGCGGTACGAAAGCCAGGACTACACGCTGACCGTGCCGATCCTGGACTCCGACGCGGTCGACGGCCCCGGTTTCCGGTCCGCGATCGAGGCCCGGTTCGCCGAAATCCACCACCAGCGCTACGGCCACGCCACCCCGGGCGCCCCGGTGCAGTTCGTCGCCATCCGCACCACCGGCCACGGCGTCGTCGACCGCGCGGCGGCCGAAGCCGAGACGGTGGCCGGACAGCCGGACCCGGTCGTGCGCGACGTCGTGTTCGACGGGAAGGCCCTGCCCACCACGATCGTGGCGCGGGCCGCGCTCACGCCGGGCAGCCGGCTGCCCGGGCCGGCCATCGTGCACGAGGAAACCGCCACCACGGTCGTCCCGCCGGACGCCGAACTCGCCGTCGAGGACCACGGCTTCCTGGTCATCACCCTCGCGGCCGCCGACCACCTGCAGGAGGACCCCGCGTGA
- a CDS encoding hydantoinase B/oxoprolinase family protein yields MSISPVTTEIIRSALIQAAEDMNMTLIRSSYTPTIYEGKDCAVALLDRRHRVLGQSSGLPIFLGNLEVCTRHTEELFGAEVWQPGDVWVLNDSYIGGTHLNDCTVYAPIFVGADLVGFATSRAHWIDMGSKDPGGSMDSTNIYQEGLRMGPTRIVAGGVECADVLRLIETNVRFPYVTLGDMRAQIACARMGVRRLGELFARYGAETVDAAREQIFAQTERLERERIAAIPDGEYEATGYLDNDAIDPDTPLKVRVRVIVTGESMTIDLTDCADQATGPVNCGRSQAVSAARVGYKLLISPQVSLNGGSFAPLEVRVRDGSMLGAREPAACQYYYSSLGMLIDLVVAALAPAMPDRVAAASYGDSMIVQFAGQHPRTGEPFVTLEATVGGWGAWEGSDGETALINNVNGSLRDLPIEVVETLYPVRVNEYRVRTGSGGAGRWRGGDGVVREYVMEADQDLSLWWERSVTPAWGLFGGEAGAPPRVVLNPGTPGAREMLKVNSLRVRRGDVLRCESGGGGGYGPAESR; encoded by the coding sequence GTGAGCATCAGCCCCGTCACCACCGAGATCATCCGCTCGGCCCTGATCCAGGCGGCCGAGGACATGAACATGACCCTGATCCGGTCGTCGTACACGCCGACGATCTACGAGGGCAAGGACTGCGCGGTCGCCCTGCTCGACCGGCGGCACCGGGTGCTCGGGCAGTCGTCCGGGCTGCCGATCTTCCTCGGCAACCTCGAAGTCTGCACGCGCCACACCGAGGAGCTGTTCGGCGCGGAGGTCTGGCAGCCCGGCGACGTCTGGGTGCTCAACGACTCCTACATCGGCGGCACGCACCTCAACGATTGCACGGTCTACGCGCCGATCTTCGTCGGCGCCGACCTGGTCGGCTTCGCGACCTCGCGCGCGCACTGGATCGACATGGGCTCCAAGGATCCCGGCGGGTCGATGGATTCCACGAACATCTACCAGGAGGGCCTGCGGATGGGGCCCACGCGGATCGTCGCGGGTGGCGTGGAATGCGCCGACGTCCTGCGGCTGATCGAGACGAACGTGCGGTTCCCGTACGTGACGCTCGGCGACATGCGCGCGCAGATCGCCTGTGCCCGCATGGGTGTGCGGCGCCTCGGCGAGCTGTTCGCCCGCTACGGCGCGGAAACCGTCGACGCCGCGCGCGAGCAGATCTTCGCCCAGACCGAACGGCTGGAGCGCGAACGGATCGCGGCGATCCCGGACGGCGAGTACGAGGCGACCGGCTACCTGGACAACGACGCGATCGACCCGGACACGCCGTTGAAGGTGCGGGTGCGGGTGATCGTCACGGGCGAGTCGATGACGATCGACCTCACCGACTGTGCCGACCAGGCCACCGGCCCGGTCAACTGCGGCCGCTCCCAGGCCGTTTCGGCCGCCCGGGTGGGCTACAAGCTGCTGATCTCGCCGCAGGTGAGCCTCAACGGCGGTTCGTTCGCGCCGCTGGAGGTCCGGGTGCGCGACGGATCGATGCTCGGCGCGCGGGAGCCGGCGGCGTGCCAGTACTACTACTCCAGCCTGGGCATGCTCATCGACCTCGTCGTGGCCGCACTCGCGCCGGCGATGCCGGACCGGGTCGCGGCGGCCAGTTACGGCGATTCGATGATCGTGCAGTTCGCCGGGCAGCACCCGCGCACCGGCGAACCGTTCGTGACGCTGGAGGCGACCGTCGGCGGCTGGGGCGCGTGGGAGGGCAGCGACGGCGAGACGGCGCTGATCAACAACGTCAACGGTTCCCTGCGTGACCTGCCGATCGAGGTGGTGGAGACGCTGTATCCGGTGCGGGTCAACGAATACCGCGTCCGGACCGGCTCGGGCGGCGCGGGCCGCTGGCGTGGCGGCGACGGCGTGGTCCGCGAGTACGTGATGGAAGCCGACCAGGACCTGTCGCTGTGGTGGGAGCGGTCGGTGACGCCGGCGTGGGGCCTGTTCGGCGGCGAGGCGGGCGCGCCGCCGAGGGTGGTGCTGAACCCGGGCACCCCGGGAGCCAGGGAGATGCTGAAGGTGAACAGCCTGCGTGTCCGCCGCGGCGACGTCCTGCGCTGCGAATCCGGCGGAGGCGGCGGCTACGGCCCGGCCGAGTCCCGCTGA
- a CDS encoding endonuclease/exonuclease/phosphatase family protein — translation MVVIGTWNLENLFRPGGDGPPDQAAYEAKLEALRDTITTVDPDVLAVQEVGDPAALEELAALLPGQWQTAVSQHPDVRGIRVGFLSRLRLEVVADSATLPPELAPVQVADPPAARSDQLGRGALVATVAVAPGRTFTLITCHLKSKLLSYPGGRFVPHGEDERARYAAYALYRRTAEATAVRDLATTYLKPSDAERIIVLGDLNDEATAATTQILAGPPGSEIGTTGFDRPDAGDRWRLWNLAQLIPADERYSRINNGRRELIDHIFVSHALVEPLPEVHVRHGHDLPSVTDDPSTHVSKSGSDHAPVVASFVVQQ, via the coding sequence ATGGTCGTCATCGGCACGTGGAACCTGGAGAACCTGTTCCGGCCCGGCGGTGACGGGCCGCCCGACCAGGCCGCGTACGAGGCCAAGCTCGAAGCCTTGCGCGACACCATCACGACGGTGGATCCCGACGTGCTGGCCGTCCAGGAGGTCGGCGACCCCGCCGCGCTCGAGGAGCTGGCCGCGCTGCTGCCGGGGCAGTGGCAGACCGCGGTGTCCCAGCACCCGGACGTCCGCGGAATCCGGGTCGGCTTCCTGTCCCGGCTCCGGCTCGAGGTGGTCGCCGACAGCGCGACGCTGCCACCCGAGCTGGCGCCGGTCCAGGTCGCCGACCCGCCCGCGGCGCGCAGCGACCAGCTCGGCCGCGGGGCGCTGGTGGCGACCGTGGCGGTCGCGCCCGGCCGCACGTTCACCCTGATCACGTGCCACCTGAAGTCCAAGCTGCTGTCGTACCCCGGCGGCCGGTTCGTCCCCCACGGCGAAGACGAACGTGCCCGTTACGCCGCCTACGCGCTCTACCGCCGGACGGCGGAAGCGACGGCCGTCCGCGATCTGGCCACGACGTACCTCAAGCCGAGCGACGCGGAGCGGATCATCGTGCTGGGCGACCTCAACGACGAGGCGACCGCGGCGACGACGCAGATCCTGGCCGGCCCACCCGGGTCCGAGATCGGCACGACGGGCTTCGACCGCCCGGACGCGGGCGACCGCTGGCGCCTCTGGAACCTCGCCCAGCTCATCCCGGCGGACGAGCGGTACTCCCGGATCAACAACGGCCGGCGTGAGCTGATCGACCACATCTTCGTCAGTCATGCGCTGGTCGAGCCGTTGCCGGAGGTGCATGTGCGCCACGGCCACGACCTTCCGTCGGTGACCGACGATCCGTCCACGCACGTCAGCAAGTCCGGCTCCGACCACGCGCCGGTCGTCGCTTCGTTCGTGGTCCAGCAGTAG
- a CDS encoding glycoside hydrolase family 11 protein, whose product MNDAPVRSAGRRRGRVRLLVGLACAAAVAVFTAVIPGTATADTVVTSNSTGTNNGYFYSFWEQAGGATMTLGSGSNYSLTWNSGAQNVVAGTGWNPGTSQSVTYSGSWNCNGNCYLSLYGWTTNPLVEYYIVDNYGTYNPSTGATRLGSVTTDGSTYDLYRTTRYNQPSIIGTATFDQYWAIRQAKRTGGTITVSNIFNAWKNIGLNLGTPNYEILATEGYQSSGSSNITVTAGGGGSTTTPPTTTSTPPGGGSGGCTVTATRAEDWSDRFNVHLDVTGSNDWTVTIPLSGGQSLQNSWGATVTGTTGTLTARPNGSGNSFGITLYKNGDNTTPVPACSAPTGSATSPPPGTSTTTSTPANPGGGCAASYTRVNEWSGGFQGEVTVTNNGSTATSGWTVTLAFPDGQRISQVWDGRATGTASPYTVTNETYNGSIAAGGSTKFGVLGSWTGSDGAPAVTCTA is encoded by the coding sequence ATGAACGACGCACCCGTCCGGTCCGCCGGGCGCAGGCGTGGCCGAGTCCGGCTGCTCGTCGGCCTCGCCTGTGCCGCCGCCGTGGCCGTCTTCACCGCGGTCATTCCCGGCACCGCCACCGCCGACACCGTTGTCACGTCCAATTCCACCGGGACCAACAACGGCTACTTCTACTCTTTCTGGGAGCAGGCCGGCGGCGCCACGATGACGCTGGGATCCGGCAGCAACTACAGCCTGACCTGGAACTCCGGCGCGCAGAACGTCGTCGCCGGCACCGGCTGGAACCCCGGCACCAGCCAGAGCGTGACCTACTCGGGCTCGTGGAACTGCAACGGCAACTGCTACCTGTCCCTCTACGGCTGGACCACGAACCCGCTCGTCGAGTACTACATCGTCGACAACTACGGCACCTACAACCCCAGCACGGGCGCCACCAGGCTGGGCTCGGTCACCACCGACGGCAGCACCTACGACCTGTACCGGACGACCCGCTACAACCAGCCGTCCATCATCGGCACAGCCACGTTCGACCAGTACTGGGCCATCCGCCAGGCCAAGCGCACCGGCGGCACGATCACCGTGTCGAACATCTTCAACGCCTGGAAGAACATCGGCCTGAACCTCGGCACCCCGAACTACGAGATCCTCGCGACCGAGGGCTACCAGAGCAGCGGCAGCTCCAACATCACCGTCACCGCCGGCGGCGGCGGGAGCACGACCACGCCGCCGACCACGACGTCGACGCCGCCGGGCGGCGGATCCGGCGGGTGCACCGTCACCGCCACCCGCGCCGAGGACTGGTCGGACCGCTTCAACGTGCACCTCGACGTCACCGGCAGCAACGACTGGACCGTCACGATCCCGCTGAGCGGCGGCCAGAGCCTGCAGAACAGCTGGGGCGCCACGGTGACCGGCACCACGGGCACGCTGACCGCCCGGCCGAACGGCTCCGGCAACAGCTTCGGCATCACCCTCTACAAGAACGGCGACAACACGACACCGGTCCCGGCGTGCTCAGCCCCGACCGGCAGCGCCACTTCCCCGCCGCCCGGTACGTCGACCACGACGAGCACGCCGGCCAACCCGGGCGGCGGCTGCGCGGCGAGCTACACCAGGGTCAACGAGTGGTCCGGCGGCTTCCAGGGTGAAGTCACGGTGACCAACAACGGCAGCACCGCCACCAGCGGCTGGACGGTGACGCTCGCCTTCCCGGACGGCCAGCGGATCAGCCAGGTCTGGGACGGCCGGGCCACCGGCACGGCGAGTCCGTACACCGTGACCAACGAGACCTACAACGGCAGCATCGCCGCCGGCGGCAGCACCAAGTTCGGGGTGCTCGGCAGCTGGACCGGCAGTGACGGCGCACCGGCCGTCACCTGCACCGCGTAA
- a CDS encoding SDR family oxidoreductase, which translates to MLVSNAGIEHFGGLAELTSEDFDRVFHTNVRGQLPAAQSAVRHMGAGGRAVLTSSISARRVFERHTRYSASKAAVEAVVLNLAAELGRRGITIKAIAPGAVTTDMSASAEADYFPGADLAAIKGSDHPRSSLSGVPPARRGSGCCRVPRLRGRLVRHRQNPGPSTAACADRTHKVSGERGRDHFRLRG; encoded by the coding sequence ATCCTCGTCAGCAACGCCGGGATCGAGCACTTCGGCGGCCTGGCCGAGCTGACCTCCGAGGACTTCGACCGCGTGTTCCACACCAATGTCCGCGGCCAGCTGCCGGCGGCCCAGAGCGCAGTGCGCCACATGGGCGCCGGCGGCCGTGCGGTGCTGACCTCCTCGATCAGCGCCCGCCGCGTCTTCGAGCGGCACACCCGGTACTCGGCGTCCAAGGCCGCCGTCGAGGCGGTGGTGCTCAACCTCGCCGCGGAGCTGGGACGCCGTGGCATCACGATCAAGGCGATCGCCCCGGGCGCGGTCACGACCGACATGTCCGCTTCCGCCGAGGCCGACTACTTCCCCGGCGCCGACCTCGCCGCGATCAAGGGCAGCGATCACCCGAGGTCATCCCTGTCGGGCGTTCCCCCAGCCCGCCGAGGTAGCGGCTGCTGTCGTGTTCCTCGTCTCCGAGGACGTCTCGTACGTCACCGGCAGAACCCTGGCCCGTCGACGGCGGCCTGCGCTGACAGGACTCATAAGGTGTCCGGCGAACGGGGCCGAGATCATTTTCGATTACGGGGTTGA
- a CDS encoding SDR family NAD(P)-dependent oxidoreductase, protein MSGSERRTTGALRGRAALVTGGSRGIGAAVVRRLAADGAAVAVNYRIQAERLAAEIDTAGGHAITVQGDVAVAEEIHQVVETAAGDSAGSTSSSATPGSSTSAAWPS, encoded by the coding sequence GTGAGCGGGTCGGAACGCAGGACGACGGGTGCCCTGAGGGGCAGGGCAGCGCTGGTCACCGGTGGCTCACGCGGAATCGGCGCGGCGGTCGTGCGGCGTCTCGCCGCCGACGGGGCAGCGGTGGCCGTCAACTACCGGATCCAGGCCGAACGGCTCGCCGCCGAGATCGACACCGCTGGCGGCCACGCCATCACCGTGCAGGGTGATGTGGCCGTGGCCGAGGAGATCCACCAGGTCGTCGAGACGGCCGCCGGGGACTCGGCGGGCTCGACATCCTCGTCAGCAACGCCGGGATCGAGCACTTCGGCGGCCTGGCCGAGCTGA
- a CDS encoding SDR family oxidoreductase: MSDDATIALVTGANKGIGRAVAGQLARLGMTVVVGARDPEKGAEAVAEINAAGGTAHPIGLDVTDQRGVNAAAEQIAERFGRLDVLVNNAGISGDLGAQAPGSAHLDELRAVFETNLFGVVTVTEAMLPLLRRSPAARIVNVSSGTSSMTWTTDATHYLSRLPGALAYPVSKTALNMLTVQYAKALSGDGILVNAIAPGACDTDFTKSVAGQLSRTAEDGAAIVVRLATLGRECPTGGFFDDNGRLPW; this comes from the coding sequence ATGAGTGATGACGCAACGATCGCCCTGGTGACGGGGGCGAACAAGGGCATCGGGCGAGCCGTCGCGGGCCAGCTCGCGAGGCTCGGCATGACGGTGGTGGTCGGCGCCCGAGACCCGGAGAAGGGCGCCGAGGCAGTGGCCGAGATCAACGCGGCGGGTGGTACCGCGCACCCGATCGGCCTCGACGTGACCGACCAACGCGGGGTGAACGCGGCGGCCGAGCAGATCGCCGAGCGGTTCGGCCGACTGGACGTCCTGGTCAACAACGCCGGCATCTCCGGCGACCTCGGGGCGCAGGCGCCGGGCTCCGCGCACCTCGACGAGCTGCGGGCGGTGTTCGAGACGAACCTGTTCGGGGTCGTCACCGTGACCGAGGCGATGCTCCCGCTGCTGCGTCGTTCGCCGGCGGCGCGGATCGTGAACGTCTCCAGCGGAACCTCCTCGATGACCTGGACGACCGATGCCACCCACTACCTGAGCCGGCTGCCGGGGGCGCTGGCCTACCCGGTGTCGAAGACCGCGCTGAACATGCTCACCGTGCAGTACGCCAAGGCCCTCTCGGGCGACGGGATCCTGGTGAACGCGATCGCACCCGGCGCCTGTGACACCGACTTCACCAAGAGTGTGGCCGGCCAGCTGTCCCGGACAGCGGAGGACGGCGCCGCGATCGTGGTGCGGCTGGCCACCCTCGGCCGCGAGTGCCCGACTGGTGGCTTCTTCGACGACAACGGCAGGCTGCCCTGGTGA